A stretch of DNA from Candidatus Binatia bacterium:
TGCACTCGCGGCGCTCACCTTTGCCGTTGGGTTGTGGCGCGGCCAAGCTCCTTCGGAAGTGTTTTTGGCCGCCGTTGCTTTAGCGGTCGCCGCGATTCCGGAAGGTTTGCCTGCCGCGATGACGATTACGCTGGCGCTGGGCGTAAGCCGAATGGCCCGCCGCCATGCGATTATCCGGAAAATGCCCGCGGTCGAAGCGCTCGGGAGCACCACAGTCATTTGTTCCGACAAAACAGGAACGCTGACCGAGAATCAAATGACCGTGTCCGCCATTTGGGCCGGGGGAGAACGGTTCGAGGTCACCGGAACGGGCTACAACCCTGACGGCTACATCGTGACGGAGTTCGGTGTTGCCCCTCCGACGCTGTCGAACGCGCTGTTGGAATGTTTGCGGGCGGGCGTGCTGTGCAACGATAGCCGTTTGGAGAAGCGCCGGGACAAGTGGGTTGTGATGGGCGATCCGACCGAGGCTGCTTTATTGGTGAGCGCGCGCAAGGCGGGCTTCGACCCCGAGGGTTTAATCCAAGCGTTCGTTCGCCTCGGGTCCGTTCCGTTCGAATCGCAGCGCCAGTACATGGCAACGCTTCACCGGGCTCCGACCGGCGGAAGCGTTCTCTACGTGAAAGGTGCCGTGGAAAGGGTAGTGGCCATGTCCCGCTCCATGCTCGATGCCGACGGCAACGAGATTGCGCTCGATTCCAAGCGGGTTTTCGAGGCCGCGGAGGCCCTGGCCGCCAACGGCTTGCGAGTGCTTGCATTCGCACGTCGCATTTGGAGCGAGCCTCTTCGCTCCCTCGACCCTTCGCAAGTGAGGGAGCTCGTGTTTGTCGGGCTGCAGGGGATGTTCGACCCGCCGCGGGTCGAGGCGGCCAGTGCGGTGCGGTCGTGCCACCAGGCGGGTATCGCCGTCAAAATGGTCACTGGGGATCATGCGGTCACTGCGGCCGCGATTGCGCGCCGGTTACAGCTCACCGGCTCCAGCGCAATCGAGCCCATCGTTATGACCGGGGCCGAGTTAGCGCGTTGCAGCGAGTCGGAGCTGCCGGAGCTCGCCGATCGAGCGCATGTGTTCGCTCGCGTCGCACCGGAACAAAAGCTTCAGCTCGTGCGCGCCTTGCAAGCACGCAAACACGTAGTGGCGGTAACGGGCGATGGGGTAAACGACGCTGCGGCCCTCAAACAGGCGGATATTGGCGTGGCCATGGGTAGCGGCACGGAGGTCGCCAAGGAAGCAGCTGCGATGGTGCTCACGGACGACAATTTCCGCTCCATTGTTGCCGCGGTCGAAGAAGGTCGTGGCGTGTTCGACAATCTAACCAAATTCATCGTGTGGACGCTGCCGACCAACTTGGGCGAAGGTTTGGTCTTGCTGGCCGCGATTGCTGCCGGAACACTGTTGCCCATTCTTCCCGTGCAGGTGCTGTGGATCAACATGGCCACAGCCATTTGCCTGGGGATGATGCTGGCCTTCGAGCCCAAAGAGCGTGATATCATGTGCCGTCCTCCGCGCGACCCGGAAGCTCCAATTCTCACCCCCTTGCTCGTCATGCGAACGGTGGTCGTTTCTGTTTTGATGCTGGCCGGAGCGTTTGGGATTTTTATGTGGGAGCAAGCCAACGGGCGCAACCTTGCCGAAGCGCGCACAGCAGCCGTGAACGTTTTTGTACTCGTCGAGACGTTTTACCTGTTCAATTGCCGCTCGCTCACGGATTCGCCGTTTACCCATGGCTTGTTCTCGAACACGTGGGCCAACGTTGGCGCTGCCCTCATGATTTTGCTCCAGCTTGCCTTCACCTACCTCCCGCAGATGCAATACTTTTTTCACTCCGCCTCGATCTCCACCGGAGCATGGGCCCGCGCGATCCTGGTAGGTTTACTGACTGCGGTCATCGTGGAAATCGAGAAGTGGCTTCGCCGCTCGTTGACAAAGCGGTCCCCCATCTCTCACTCGCCCAGCGAACAGCGGTAAAACTTCCGCGACGCGCTCGCCCCGGCTCTTTTCCCCGGCCTTCGCGTTCTCGCTCGGGTGCACGCCAGAGGCGATTTCGGTATGCAAGGAGGTTCACCGCCGACAAACCTGGTGATGAACGATGATTTCCACCCATTGGAGCACGGATACGGATAACGTGGAGGGTAAGGCTGGAGGCGAGGCAAGCGCTCCTTGGAATCTCGCCGCAGCAAACGGGCGAAATGGTTCGGGCGCGGTTGCCCCAAAAACCGTTCCCGGCGCACACATTCGCGAGTGGCCATGGGCAATTGTGGGAGTGCCGGCGCTCGCCATTTTGGTTGCGCTTTTGTACCTATGTTGCTTGGGGCGGATGCCGCTTTTGGATCCGGACGAGGGGCGGCACGCCGAGATTGCGCGAGAAGCGCTGCAAACCGGCAACTGGATCGCCCCGACGCTCAACTACCAACCCTATCATCACAAACCGATGCCGTTCTACTGGCTCGTCGCCGGTGGCTTGAGCGCTTTCCCGGCATATCCAGAAGTGGGCGCGCGCCTGCCATCGGCGCTTGCGGCCGTGTGTGCAGTCGCGGCAACTACCTGGTGGACGGCTACCTTTCTCGGGCTACCGCTCGGACTGCTTGCGGGGGCGGTGTTGGCCACAGCGGTTGGGTTCGTGGTTGTGGGGCGGGCGGTGCTAGTGGATATGAGTTTCACTTGGTGGGTCATAGCCAGCCACCTGTTCCTGGGATGGCTAGCTTTGCGCCCCCGCTCGGTGTGGTGGTGGGTTCCGTGGATGTGTGTCGGGTTGGCCATGCTACTCAAGGGTCCGGCGGCACTGGTGCTTCTTGGCGGCTCGGCGCTGTTGTTTTCTTTGACCGCGCGCCACTGGACCTGGCTCAGAACCCTTCGACCCGCCCGAGGCGTGCTGTTGGCCGCAGGGATTGCGGCCACTTGGTACATTGTCGCGGCAGTCGTGGCGCCCGACTACCTGCGCGAGTTTTGGTGGCGGCACAATGTGGAGCGGTTTGTTTCTGGTGCTCCGGGGCACCCGCATAACGCTCTCTACTACGTCTACGTTTTGCCGGCGGTCTTTCTACCGTGGTCTTTATGGTGGCCCTTGGTGGCAGTCTCCATCTGGCCGTACCTACAACAAGGAGACAGACCTCTAGTGTTTTGTGCATGTTGGGCTGCGAGCGTCGTGGGTTTCTTCACGGTGAGCGCGAGCAAGCTACCGACCTACGTATTACCGGCATTTCCTCCCCTGGCCATCTTGACCGCGCGGGGCCTGGCAGCGTTGTGGGCAAAAACAGCCGTAGCCCGCTGGCAAACCAGGTGGGAGCGGGTCGTACTCCTGACGCTAACCGTGACCAGTGTCGCCGTTCTGATTCTCGGCTGGCCGGTTTGGCACCTTATCGACGAACCCGAGATCGGCAAGGCAAGCACCGCCGTCGCGGCAGCTTTTAGTCTGATATTGCTGCCGTACTCCTGGTGGACCAGAAACCGCCCCTCGAGGGCATCCACAGCAATCGCTGTCGCGAGTGCTTTCGTCGCCGGGTACGTCGCATTTTACGGAGTGACGGGGCCATTCATCGGGTCTCGATACAGCCTTGCAACGGCAGCCGACACTTTGAAGCTTGCGGACGCAGGTGCAAACCTGTACGCCTTCGGCGCGCAATTCCACTCGCTCTTGTTTTACTCCGGGCGCCCGATCACTTCTCTGTCTAGCGCGGGTGACGCCGCCTCCGTGCTGAGCAAAAACGAACCATCGGTGCTGCTGACAAAAAGGTCGAATGTAGCGGACCTCGCGTGCCAAGTAGGTCAGCCCCTGTTTGTGCTTTGGGAGGGCGAGCGCGATAAGGTCCTGGTTGCCAATCGGGCCGGCGCACCCCGTGCTGAGAAGGGGCAAATCGAGACCGTCGTGTGCTCCCAAGTCACGGCAAAATCGATCTCAGGGGTTGCATCGTTAATGGACCAAGCTAGAAAGTAGACCACTTAGGTCTTCATTATGCCCACCGAGGATCCGACGTGATACGGATTAGCAGACTTACCGATTATGCCATCGTGCTCCTTGCCCATATCGGGGCTCAGCCGGAGCGTTTGCACCGCGCGGCGGAACTGAGCGCGAGCACCAAACTACCGCAGCCGACAGTATCCAAGCTGTTGCGACTGCTGACTCGGAAGGGGCTTTTACGCTCGCACCGTGGTGCCCATGGTGGTTACCGCTTAACTTCGCGACCGGGCGATTTGCCCTTGGCTCGAGTCGTCGAGCAACTCGAAGGGCCTTTAGGGCTCACCGTTTGCACCCACGAGGGACCAAGGAGTACCTGCCGGCACGAACTGTCGTGCCCAGTACAAGGCCACTGGCAGGT
This window harbors:
- the ctpF gene encoding putative cation-transporting ATPase F, whose amino-acid sequence is MAAPGWNAKAEQSGSEPFAADRHGQAHSLAIADLLILLETDVHRGLTDEEAERRLTRFGPNVLPPPRKLHPLQRFLLQFHNPLIYVLLAAGAVTLALREFPDASVIFGVVLVNAVVGFIQEMRAERALEALLPYLQSQATVIRSGRKRRIAADGLVPGDLVVLEPGDKVPADVRIVSAYELQIDESLLTGESVPVLKHAATLPAEAALADRSNMAFCGTLVTSGHGAGIVVATGAATELGRIHQLVASTEGIDTPLIRKIRAFSRALTVAILALAALTFAVGLWRGQAPSEVFLAAVALAVAAIPEGLPAAMTITLALGVSRMARRHAIIRKMPAVEALGSTTVICSDKTGTLTENQMTVSAIWAGGERFEVTGTGYNPDGYIVTEFGVAPPTLSNALLECLRAGVLCNDSRLEKRRDKWVVMGDPTEAALLVSARKAGFDPEGLIQAFVRLGSVPFESQRQYMATLHRAPTGGSVLYVKGAVERVVAMSRSMLDADGNEIALDSKRVFEAAEALAANGLRVLAFARRIWSEPLRSLDPSQVRELVFVGLQGMFDPPRVEAASAVRSCHQAGIAVKMVTGDHAVTAAAIARRLQLTGSSAIEPIVMTGAELARCSESELPELADRAHVFARVAPEQKLQLVRALQARKHVVAVTGDGVNDAAALKQADIGVAMGSGTEVAKEAAAMVLTDDNFRSIVAAVEEGRGVFDNLTKFIVWTLPTNLGEGLVLLAAIAAGTLLPILPVQVLWINMATAICLGMMLAFEPKERDIMCRPPRDPEAPILTPLLVMRTVVVSVLMLAGAFGIFMWEQANGRNLAEARTAAVNVFVLVETFYLFNCRSLTDSPFTHGLFSNTWANVGAALMILLQLAFTYLPQMQYFFHSASISTGAWARAILVGLLTAVIVEIEKWLRRSLTKRSPISHSPSEQR
- a CDS encoding SUF system Fe-S cluster assembly regulator; amino-acid sequence: MIRISRLTDYAIVLLAHIGAQPERLHRAAELSASTKLPQPTVSKLLRLLTRKGLLRSHRGAHGGYRLTSRPGDLPLARVVEQLEGPLGLTVCTHEGPRSTCRHELSCPVQGHWQVINRAFLSALGNVTLADIVEGGRMRRQASTPAQTSPAPGQAVVNC